From Chryseobacterium gallinarum, one genomic window encodes:
- a CDS encoding LysE family translocator, giving the protein MLELVLSAIILGFMLSLVFIGPIFFLLIETSFSRGPRHALALDLGVISADLLCIVAAYYASSDIVTLIDKHPGFYRITSILIFVYGIVMLVTKTKMHMPGEERIIGQNYFKTFFNGFFFNLLNVGVILFWLVTVISVRNQYPDTSSFILYISIVLATYLSIDLAKIFLAKQFHDKLTQKLANQIRRVVGVILIIFSFFIFLQSFKKFNQFERQLEEAEKKEVKYQKTK; this is encoded by the coding sequence ATGCTAGAACTTGTATTATCTGCCATCATATTAGGATTCATGCTGAGTCTCGTTTTCATAGGGCCTATTTTTTTCCTGCTTATTGAAACCAGCTTTTCCAGGGGACCCAGACATGCTTTGGCATTGGATCTTGGTGTTATCAGTGCAGATTTGCTGTGCATTGTAGCAGCTTATTATGCCAGTTCAGATATTGTGACATTAATTGATAAACATCCCGGATTTTACAGAATTACATCTATTCTTATTTTTGTGTATGGAATTGTCATGCTGGTCACCAAAACCAAAATGCATATGCCAGGGGAAGAAAGGATTATTGGTCAAAATTATTTTAAGACCTTTTTTAACGGGTTTTTCTTCAACCTTTTAAATGTAGGAGTTATCCTTTTCTGGCTGGTAACGGTGATTTCCGTAAGGAATCAATATCCGGATACCAGCAGTTTTATTTTATACATCAGCATTGTATTGGCCACTTACCTATCGATTGATCTTGCTAAAATATTCCTCGCAAAACAATTCCACGATAAACTTACCCAGAAGCTGGCTAACCAGATTCGGAGAGTCGTTGGAGTTATCCTTATAATTTTCAGTTTCTTTATCTTTTTACAGAGTTTTAAAAAATTCAACCAGTTTGAAAGACAATTGGAAGAAGCAGAAAAGAAAGAAGTAAAATACCAAAAGACAAAATGA
- the rnr gene encoding ribonuclease R: MPKKRKYISHKNDLKLMEIGRLILRFMNANASKIYNYKQIADGIDYKNPRQRELVIQALHKLQASEKIKEVEKGKYIVNLKIAGTLTGIIDFNQTGNAYVNVEGVEDDIFIHSRNVKDALQGDKVLIITYHYKGKKLEGSVLEVLERNRTEFVGTFQKVAHKDFGFVVCDKKTINTDIFIPKTKFNSAEDGDKVIVKMTEWKPGDKNPEGEIIQVLGAPGEHETEIHSILAEYGLPYEFPKEVELDADRIDRRITDEEVAKRWDMRDICTFTIDPKDAKDFDDALSIRKLENGNWEIGVHIADVSHYVVPGTILDDEAYQRATSVYLVDRVVPMLPEVLSNDVCSLRPNEDKYTFSAVFELNDQAEIQKQWFGRTVIHSDRRFTYEEAQERIVTGEGDLAEEINTLDKLAKIMRQERIRKGAITFDRSEVRFNLDENNEPIGVYFKISKDSNHLIEEFMLLANKKVSEFVSLTRKGEITNNTFIYRIHDDPDPAKLEALRDFVSTFGYKMNLANTKKVAESLNKLLHDVKGKGEENMIETLAMRSMSKAVYSTEPIGHYGLGFEYYTHFTSPIRRYPDLIAHRLLQHYLDGGKSPSKPELEEKAKHCSAMERLAADAERDSIKFMQVKFMEKHIGETFTGVISGVAEFGFWVEIPENGAEGLIKLRDLVDDSYMYEAKTHAVYGVRHGKKYQLGDEVQIKVVKANLIQKQLDFKIVD, from the coding sequence ATGCCAAAAAAAAGAAAATATATAAGTCATAAAAATGATTTAAAACTAATGGAGATCGGGAGACTGATCCTCCGTTTTATGAACGCCAATGCCTCCAAAATTTATAATTATAAACAGATTGCCGACGGGATAGATTATAAGAACCCAAGGCAGCGTGAACTTGTCATCCAGGCCCTGCACAAATTGCAGGCTTCCGAAAAAATCAAGGAAGTGGAAAAAGGCAAATATATTGTGAATTTGAAAATTGCCGGAACACTAACCGGGATTATCGATTTCAATCAAACCGGTAATGCTTATGTAAATGTAGAAGGTGTGGAAGATGACATCTTCATACATTCAAGAAACGTGAAAGATGCTCTTCAGGGAGATAAAGTTCTTATTATAACTTATCATTATAAAGGAAAAAAACTTGAAGGTTCCGTTCTGGAAGTTTTAGAAAGAAACAGAACGGAGTTTGTAGGAACTTTCCAAAAAGTAGCTCACAAGGATTTCGGTTTTGTTGTTTGTGATAAAAAAACAATCAATACGGATATTTTTATTCCGAAAACCAAATTCAATAGCGCAGAAGATGGAGACAAAGTCATTGTAAAAATGACCGAATGGAAACCCGGAGATAAAAACCCTGAAGGCGAAATTATTCAGGTGCTGGGAGCCCCTGGAGAACATGAGACGGAAATCCACTCTATTCTTGCTGAATATGGCCTACCCTATGAATTCCCTAAAGAAGTGGAATTGGATGCAGATAGGATTGACAGGAGAATTACCGATGAGGAAGTAGCCAAGCGTTGGGATATGCGTGATATCTGTACATTTACAATAGACCCTAAAGATGCCAAGGATTTTGATGATGCCTTATCCATCAGAAAATTAGAGAATGGTAACTGGGAAATCGGGGTCCATATTGCGGATGTTTCCCATTATGTGGTTCCGGGAACCATTCTGGATGATGAAGCTTATCAGAGAGCCACTTCAGTTTATCTGGTAGACAGAGTAGTTCCGATGCTGCCTGAAGTGTTGAGCAATGACGTTTGTTCACTCCGTCCGAATGAAGATAAATATACATTTTCAGCGGTTTTTGAATTGAATGACCAGGCAGAAATCCAGAAACAATGGTTTGGAAGAACAGTAATTCATTCCGATAGAAGATTTACGTATGAAGAGGCGCAGGAGCGTATAGTAACCGGAGAAGGAGATTTAGCCGAAGAAATTAATACATTAGATAAACTGGCTAAAATCATGCGTCAGGAGCGTATCAGAAAAGGAGCTATTACTTTTGACCGGAGTGAGGTAAGATTCAATCTGGATGAAAATAATGAGCCGATCGGGGTATATTTCAAGATCAGTAAAGATTCTAACCATTTGATTGAAGAATTTATGCTTCTGGCCAATAAAAAAGTATCCGAATTTGTCTCTTTAACAAGAAAAGGAGAAATTACTAATAACACCTTTATTTATAGAATCCATGATGATCCGGACCCTGCAAAACTGGAAGCATTGAGAGACTTTGTTTCCACATTCGGTTATAAAATGAATCTTGCCAATACCAAAAAAGTAGCGGAATCCCTGAATAAACTTCTTCATGATGTAAAAGGAAAAGGAGAAGAAAACATGATTGAAACCCTGGCGATGAGAAGCATGAGTAAAGCGGTATATTCTACAGAACCTATTGGCCATTATGGTCTTGGCTTCGAATATTATACCCATTTTACCTCTCCTATCCGTCGTTATCCGGATTTGATTGCCCACCGTTTGCTTCAGCATTATCTGGACGGAGGAAAGTCTCCAAGCAAGCCTGAACTTGAAGAAAAAGCAAAGCACTGTAGTGCAATGGAAAGGCTGGCAGCAGATGCTGAGAGAGATTCCATTAAATTTATGCAGGTGAAGTTCATGGAAAAACACATTGGTGAAACTTTCACAGGAGTGATCTCAGGAGTAGCTGAATTCGGTTTCTGGGTAGAAATCCCGGAAAATGGTGCAGAAGGTTTGATTAAATTAAGAGATCTGGTAGACGATTCTTATATGTATGAAGCAAAAACCCATGCAGTTTACGGAGTCAGACATGGAAAAAAATACCAATTAGGTGATGAAGTGCAGATCAAAGTTGTAAAAGCTAATCTGATCCAAAAGCAATTGGATTTCAAAATTGTTGATTAG
- the rpiB gene encoding ribose 5-phosphate isomerase B, whose protein sequence is MKRKIAIAADHAGYEYKEIVKNYLSERFEVQDFGTFSTDSVDYPDFVHPAATSVENGENELGILICGSGNGVQITANKHQKIRCALCWMPEIATLARQHNDANMISMPARFISKELAIEIADKFLSTEFEGGRHQNRVDKIAVC, encoded by the coding sequence ATGAAAAGAAAAATTGCTATTGCAGCGGACCATGCAGGCTATGAATATAAGGAGATTGTTAAAAACTATCTTTCAGAACGATTTGAAGTTCAGGATTTTGGAACGTTTTCCACAGACAGTGTGGATTATCCGGACTTTGTACACCCTGCCGCAACCTCTGTGGAAAACGGGGAAAATGAACTCGGAATTTTAATCTGCGGAAGCGGAAACGGTGTTCAGATCACAGCGAATAAACATCAGAAAATAAGATGTGCATTATGCTGGATGCCGGAAATTGCTACACTGGCAAGACAACATAACGACGCCAATATGATATCTATGCCGGCAAGATTTATCTCAAAAGAGCTGGCGATTGAAATCGCTGATAAATTCCTTTCAACAGAATTTGAAGGTGGAAGACACCAGAACAGAGTTGATAAAATTGCTGTTTGCTAA
- a CDS encoding phosphoglycerate kinase, which produces MKTINDFNFRDRKALVRVDFNVPQDDQLKVTDNTRIVAVKPTVEKILNDGGSVILMTHLGRPKGEVKDEFSLKHIVGEVSAVLGHEVKFVDECVGEKAEKAASELKPGEILLLENVRFHNEEEKGDEGFAEKLSKLGDAYVNDAFGTAHRAHASTAVIAQFFPSTKYFGLLMAKELEAIDKVLKKGERPVTAILGGSKVSTKITIIENILPAVDNLIIGGGMAFTFIKALGGKIGNSLVEEDKLPLALEILGKAKEHKVKVYLPSDAIIAESFSNDAERKEADIYAIPEGWMGLDAGHKSRDQFNDVLLNSRTILWNGPIGVFEMSNFAGGTIALGDSIAEATRLGAFSLVGGGDSVAFVKQFGYSDKVSYVSTGGGAMLESLEGLELPGVAAINN; this is translated from the coding sequence ATGAAAACAATCAATGATTTCAATTTCAGAGATCGGAAAGCTTTGGTAAGAGTGGACTTTAATGTTCCGCAAGATGATCAGCTTAAAGTAACAGATAATACAAGAATCGTAGCAGTGAAACCTACGGTAGAGAAAATTCTTAATGATGGCGGTTCTGTCATTTTAATGACCCACCTTGGAAGACCAAAAGGGGAGGTAAAAGATGAATTTTCTCTTAAACATATAGTAGGGGAAGTTTCTGCCGTTCTTGGGCATGAAGTGAAATTTGTTGATGAATGTGTAGGAGAGAAGGCAGAAAAAGCTGCTTCTGAACTGAAGCCCGGTGAAATTTTATTACTGGAGAATGTTCGTTTTCATAATGAAGAAGAGAAAGGTGATGAAGGGTTTGCTGAAAAACTTTCAAAACTTGGAGATGCTTATGTAAATGATGCTTTCGGAACTGCACACAGGGCTCATGCTTCAACAGCTGTTATTGCTCAATTCTTTCCTTCAACTAAGTATTTCGGTTTGTTAATGGCTAAGGAACTTGAAGCTATTGACAAAGTACTAAAAAAAGGAGAAAGACCTGTTACAGCTATTCTGGGAGGGTCTAAGGTTTCAACTAAAATTACCATTATAGAAAATATCCTTCCTGCAGTAGACAATTTAATTATCGGAGGTGGGATGGCATTTACATTTATTAAAGCACTTGGAGGAAAGATCGGAAATTCATTGGTAGAAGAAGATAAGCTTCCTTTAGCGCTGGAGATTTTAGGAAAAGCAAAAGAACACAAAGTAAAAGTATATCTTCCTTCTGATGCTATTATTGCTGAAAGCTTTAGTAATGATGCAGAAAGAAAAGAAGCTGACATCTATGCAATTCCTGAAGGATGGATGGGATTGGATGCAGGCCACAAATCCAGAGATCAGTTCAATGATGTACTTTTAAATTCCAGAACAATTCTTTGGAACGGTCCGATCGGGGTTTTTGAAATGTCAAACTTTGCGGGTGGAACAATAGCTCTTGGAGATAGTATTGCTGAGGCAACAAGGTTAGGAGCTTTCTCTCTGGTAGGGGGAGGGGATAGTGTTGCTTTCGTTAAGCAATTCGGATATTCTGACAAAGTAAGTTATGTTTCTACCGGAGGTGGAGCAATGCTTGAAAGTCTTGAAGGATTGGAGCTTCCGGGAGTAGCTGCAATAAACAATTAA
- a CDS encoding class I SAM-dependent methyltransferase: MKIKDHFLSQEIFEIKETETKGVFKTSPVPSDISRYYESEDYISHHQDSGSLKEKLYKFLQSFNLQYKKNILIDRIKKGSRVLDYGCGAGEFVKYIETDFETFGFEPDADARKAAEGKIAKAIILNDIHKIENQSLDAITLWHVFEHIENQDEMLNIFHTKLKEKGLLIIAVPNPTSYDAQHYKEYWAAYDVPRHIYHFSKNGMENLISKKPNWKMRKIKPLVLDAYYISMLSEKYKKSPLFWLKAMIYGTISNIKALFSNEFSSLIYIIEKK; this comes from the coding sequence ATGAAAATAAAGGATCATTTTCTTTCACAGGAAATATTTGAAATCAAAGAAACAGAAACAAAAGGCGTTTTTAAAACTTCTCCTGTTCCATCTGATATTTCAAGGTACTATGAGAGCGAAGATTACATCTCCCACCATCAGGATTCAGGAAGTCTCAAAGAAAAGCTTTATAAATTCCTTCAATCTTTCAATCTGCAATACAAAAAAAATATTCTGATAGATAGAATAAAAAAAGGATCCAGAGTTCTGGACTATGGGTGTGGAGCCGGGGAATTTGTAAAATATATTGAAACTGATTTTGAAACTTTTGGTTTTGAGCCGGACGCAGATGCCAGGAAAGCCGCAGAAGGAAAAATAGCAAAAGCTATTATTCTGAATGATATTCACAAAATTGAAAATCAGAGTCTGGATGCCATTACTCTTTGGCATGTATTTGAACATATTGAGAATCAGGATGAAATGCTCAATATTTTTCATACGAAATTAAAAGAAAAAGGATTGCTTATTATTGCCGTTCCCAACCCTACTTCTTATGATGCTCAACATTATAAAGAATATTGGGCTGCTTATGATGTACCCAGACACATCTACCATTTCTCTAAAAACGGAATGGAAAATTTAATTTCAAAGAAGCCAAACTGGAAAATGAGAAAAATCAAACCTTTAGTCCTAGATGCCTATTACATCTCCATGCTAAGCGAAAAATATAAAAAATCACCGCTTTTTTGGCTAAAAGCAATGATCTACGGAACAATTTCGAACATAAAGGCTCTTTTTTCAAACGAATTTTCAAGTTTGATATATATTATCGAAAAAAAATAG
- the mnmG gene encoding tRNA uridine-5-carboxymethylaminomethyl(34) synthesis enzyme MnmG produces the protein MISEIYDVIVVGAGHAGCEAAAAAANLGSKTLLITMNMQTIGQMSCNPAMGGIAKGQIVREIDAMGGYSGIVADKSAIQFKMLNLSKGPAMWSPRTQNDRMLFAEEWRLALENTPNLDFFQDMVKQLIVENNKVTGVITSLGIEVKGRSVVLTNGTFLNGLIHVGDKQLGGGRMGEPRAFGITEQLVSLGFEAGRMKTGTPPRVDGRSLDYSKMEEQKGDENPQKFSYLDTPKLTKQLSCHIVYTNETVHDILREGFDRSPMFNGTIQSLGPRYCPSIEDKINRFAERNRHQLFVEPEGWKTVEIYVNGFSSSLPEDVQIKAMKHIPGFENVKVFRPGYAIEYDYFPPTQLKHTLETKLIDNLYFAGQINGTTGYEEAAGQGLIAGINAHNKVHEKEEFILNRDEAYIGVLIDDLITKGTEEPYRMFTSRAEYRLLLRQDNADIRLTEKAFQLGLAKEERLRKVETKLSESQQLEEFLRETSLKPGIINPILESIESSPVDQAYRAAQILTRPNMTLAKLDEIEAIKEFSTQYSDEVREQAEINIKYKGYIEKEKENVAKLNRLENIKIPDDFDYSKLSSLSAEAKQKMSNVRPKTIAQAGRISGVSPADINVLLVYLGR, from the coding sequence ATGATTTCAGAAATATATGACGTAATCGTAGTAGGTGCAGGACACGCAGGTTGTGAAGCAGCAGCAGCAGCAGCTAATCTGGGTTCAAAAACACTATTGATTACAATGAATATGCAGACCATCGGACAGATGAGTTGCAACCCCGCAATGGGTGGAATCGCAAAAGGACAAATCGTAAGAGAGATTGATGCCATGGGAGGATACTCCGGAATTGTAGCAGACAAATCAGCTATTCAGTTCAAAATGCTCAACCTCTCAAAGGGTCCCGCAATGTGGTCTCCAAGAACCCAGAATGACAGAATGCTTTTTGCAGAAGAATGGCGATTAGCATTAGAAAATACTCCCAATCTTGATTTTTTTCAGGATATGGTAAAACAGCTTATTGTTGAAAATAATAAAGTAACCGGAGTTATAACTTCCCTGGGAATTGAAGTCAAAGGAAGATCAGTTGTACTCACAAACGGAACATTCCTTAACGGATTAATTCACGTTGGAGATAAACAACTAGGTGGAGGAAGAATGGGTGAACCGAGAGCATTCGGAATTACCGAACAATTGGTAAGCTTAGGTTTCGAAGCCGGAAGAATGAAAACCGGGACCCCACCAAGAGTAGACGGAAGAAGCCTGGATTATTCAAAAATGGAAGAACAAAAAGGAGATGAAAATCCTCAAAAGTTCAGCTATCTTGACACTCCTAAACTCACAAAACAATTAAGCTGTCATATCGTGTATACAAACGAAACCGTGCACGATATTTTAAGAGAAGGCTTTGACAGAAGTCCCATGTTCAATGGAACAATTCAGAGCTTAGGCCCGAGATACTGCCCGAGTATTGAAGATAAAATCAATCGTTTTGCAGAAAGAAACAGACATCAGCTTTTTGTGGAACCGGAAGGATGGAAAACGGTAGAAATCTATGTAAACGGTTTCAGCTCTTCTCTTCCTGAAGATGTACAGATCAAAGCAATGAAACATATTCCAGGATTTGAAAATGTAAAAGTTTTCAGACCAGGTTACGCTATTGAGTATGACTACTTCCCTCCTACTCAGCTAAAGCATACCTTAGAAACAAAATTGATAGACAATTTATACTTTGCCGGTCAGATCAACGGAACTACAGGGTATGAAGAAGCAGCAGGACAAGGACTAATCGCAGGTATCAATGCCCACAATAAAGTTCATGAAAAAGAAGAATTCATTCTTAATAGAGATGAAGCCTATATTGGGGTTCTTATCGATGATCTTATTACAAAAGGAACAGAGGAACCTTACAGAATGTTCACATCACGTGCTGAATACAGACTTCTTTTAAGACAGGATAACGCAGACATCAGGTTAACAGAAAAAGCATTTCAGCTGGGACTGGCAAAAGAAGAAAGATTAAGAAAAGTAGAAACAAAACTATCTGAAAGTCAACAACTTGAAGAGTTTCTTCGGGAAACTTCTTTAAAACCAGGAATTATCAACCCTATCCTGGAATCTATAGAAAGCAGTCCGGTAGATCAGGCCTACAGAGCCGCTCAGATCCTTACCAGACCTAACATGACTTTAGCAAAACTGGATGAAATTGAAGCCATTAAAGAATTTTCTACCCAATATAGTGATGAAGTAAGAGAGCAAGCAGAAATTAATATCAAATATAAGGGGTATATTGAAAAAGAAAAGGAAAATGTAGCTAAACTGAACCGTTTGGAAAATATTAAAATACCAGATGATTTCGACTACTCTAAATTATCCAGTCTTTCGGCGGAGGCAAAACAGAAGATGTCTAACGTACGTCCCAAAACTATTGCACAGGCGGGAAGGATAAGTGGTGTTTCTCCGGCCGATATAAACGTTTTACTAGTGTATTTAGGCCGTTAA
- the ybeY gene encoding rRNA maturation RNase YbeY: MIQFFYENLPESVSNDYKKWLEDLILSEGKKLGEINYIFCDDEYLLKINQDYLQHDYYTDIITFDYVKGKTISAEIFVSLQRISDNASTLSKDYEEELRRVLAHGILHLAGYKDKTEEEEKEMRRMEDLYLAKYRDLKI, from the coding sequence ATGATACAATTTTTTTACGAAAACTTACCCGAGTCGGTAAGTAATGATTACAAAAAATGGCTGGAAGACCTTATTCTTTCAGAAGGAAAAAAGCTTGGAGAAATCAATTACATTTTCTGTGATGACGAATATCTTTTGAAGATTAACCAGGATTATTTACAGCATGATTACTATACGGATATCATCACTTTTGATTATGTAAAAGGTAAAACAATAAGCGCAGAGATTTTCGTATCTTTGCAGCGCATTTCTGACAATGCCTCTACTCTTTCCAAAGATTATGAAGAAGAATTAAGAAGAGTATTAGCCCATGGAATTTTGCATCTTGCAGGCTATAAAGACAAGACAGAAGAGGAAGAGAAAGAAATGCGGAGAATGGAAGATCTGTACTTAGCCAAATACAGGGATTTAAAGATTTAA
- a CDS encoding patatin-like phospholipase family protein, which produces MRKLLTLLFVFQLLLIHSQVKKNLVIPKNPRIGLSLAGGGAKGFSHVGVLKVLDSLGVKIDYIGGTSMGAIVGGLYASGYSGKEIEKIVMDTDFYSLIMDPKSRQEASFFNKSVDKYLLSIPLKNGKITLPSSISTGQRNVYLLKELFKNVSNIEDFSKLPIPFFCVATNLESGNMQIFEKGDLVQSIMASSAFPSLMDPVKIGDSIYIDGAMTVNYPSKPLKDKGIDIVIGVDLNQDLSKREDLNNIIAILNQVIDFGIKKDTRKQYKYTDINIKPNLKGMSATSYDDKKKILDSGYVEGLKYTQILDQLPKRSFDRLRQRVNPIYSNVYKIDSISIEGSKIYGKNYTLGKMGLRLPSLQTYGSINKMIDKLVATNNYRFINYDIVQENDANYLKLYVTEDDTRHFLKFGLHYDEVFKTGLLLNYSAKRLLFKNSNLSVDVIVGDRLRYYLNYFIDNGYIPGFGIYSSGMSFDLKNVDNNVIDKWEWSRNEAYIQSVWKDKYAIGGGISHDYFRAEINGENIRYGRFLNPYIFLKSDTQDDKEFPTKGVYFSAEGKVIDLLKSELDKRIVQVKADLRVNIPLGKQFTYRLNLFGGITIGEHLPQYYQYRLGGIFEQNIINFKSFGGFYFAQLHTNNVILASNDIQFRFNKNYFISGNFSFANLSNDIKFEDAVKVNYSSLGITAGYKSPFGQIKVNFSHSLKNNQKGIFSVILGHWF; this is translated from the coding sequence ATGAGAAAACTCCTGACTCTTCTCTTCGTATTCCAATTGCTTTTGATCCATTCCCAGGTAAAAAAGAATTTAGTGATCCCGAAAAACCCTAGAATTGGGCTATCGCTTGCCGGTGGTGGAGCTAAAGGTTTTTCTCATGTCGGAGTACTTAAGGTGTTAGACTCATTAGGAGTAAAAATAGATTATATCGGAGGAACAAGTATGGGTGCCATTGTAGGTGGACTATACGCTTCAGGGTATTCCGGTAAAGAAATAGAAAAAATCGTTATGGATACCGATTTTTATTCTCTGATTATGGATCCTAAATCCCGGCAGGAAGCCAGCTTTTTTAATAAATCCGTAGATAAGTACCTTTTATCCATTCCGCTAAAGAATGGCAAGATAACCCTTCCCTCTTCCATCAGTACCGGACAGCGAAATGTATACTTACTGAAAGAGCTTTTTAAAAATGTTTCCAATATAGAAGATTTTTCCAAATTACCGATTCCCTTTTTTTGTGTAGCTACCAATCTGGAAAGTGGGAATATGCAGATTTTTGAAAAAGGGGATCTTGTACAATCTATTATGGCAAGTTCTGCATTTCCATCATTAATGGATCCGGTTAAAATCGGAGACAGTATTTATATTGATGGAGCTATGACGGTCAATTATCCGTCAAAGCCATTAAAGGACAAAGGAATCGATATTGTTATTGGAGTGGACCTGAACCAGGATCTTTCAAAAAGAGAGGATTTAAACAATATTATTGCCATCCTGAACCAGGTTATTGATTTTGGGATAAAAAAGGATACAAGAAAACAATATAAGTATACAGACATCAATATCAAACCCAATCTGAAAGGGATGTCTGCTACAAGCTATGACGATAAGAAAAAAATTCTGGACAGCGGCTATGTGGAAGGTTTGAAATATACCCAAATACTTGATCAATTGCCTAAACGTTCATTTGATCGCCTCAGGCAACGCGTAAATCCCATATATTCCAATGTTTATAAGATAGATAGTATTTCTATAGAAGGAAGCAAGATCTATGGTAAAAACTATACTTTAGGTAAAATGGGGCTACGTCTCCCTTCCCTTCAGACATATGGAAGCATCAACAAAATGATTGATAAGCTTGTTGCAACGAATAACTACCGGTTTATTAATTATGATATCGTACAGGAGAATGACGCCAATTATCTAAAGCTATATGTCACCGAGGATGATACCCGTCATTTTTTAAAGTTCGGGTTACATTACGATGAAGTTTTCAAAACCGGGCTTCTTCTGAATTATTCTGCAAAGAGACTTTTATTTAAAAATTCAAACCTTTCCGTAGATGTTATTGTTGGAGACAGGCTCAGATATTATCTGAATTATTTTATTGACAACGGATATATACCGGGGTTCGGTATTTACTCTTCCGGAATGAGTTTTGATCTGAAAAACGTAGACAATAATGTCATAGACAAATGGGAATGGTCCAGAAATGAAGCTTATATACAGTCTGTCTGGAAAGATAAGTATGCAATTGGTGGTGGTATAAGCCATGATTATTTCAGAGCGGAAATTAACGGCGAAAATATACGATACGGGCGTTTTCTGAATCCCTACATATTTTTAAAAAGCGATACTCAGGATGATAAGGAATTCCCTACAAAAGGTGTCTATTTTTCTGCTGAGGGAAAAGTAATTGATCTTTTAAAGTCTGAGCTAGATAAAAGAATCGTCCAGGTAAAGGCAGATCTTAGGGTAAATATTCCTTTAGGAAAACAATTTACTTATCGTCTTAATTTATTTGGAGGAATCACAATCGGGGAACATTTGCCTCAATATTACCAGTATAGACTAGGTGGAATCTTTGAGCAAAATATTATTAATTTCAAAAGTTTCGGAGGATTTTATTTTGCACAGCTACATACCAATAATGTGATACTCGCTTCTAATGATATTCAATTCAGATTCAATAAAAATTATTTCATCAGTGGGAATTTCAGCTTTGCAAACCTTTCCAATGATATTAAATTTGAAGATGCAGTTAAAGTAAATTATAGCTCTCTTGGAATTACGGCAGGATACAAATCTCCTTTCGGGCAGATTAAAGTAAATTTCAGCCACTCACTTAAAAACAATCAAAAAGGCATATTCAGTGTTATTTTAGGACACTGGTTTTAA